TTGCGTGGTAATGCTGTCAGGAATATCTAAGCGATCGGTACTGGCATAGAACGAGCTGGTAATGGTGCCCGATTTAACGACGGTATGTTGTTGGGTTGTTGCTTCGCTAATCGAGGCAATAAATCCCGTGTTTTGGCGTTTGATGCTTAGTTCTTGGTTTTTATTATTTAAATAGTGCAGCTCAAGCAGCTTGCCTTGGCGGTCAGTTTTAGCGCGTAAACTACGGCTAGGGTGCAGTTCAAATAAAGATTTAGCGATCGGATCACTACGGATAAATAGATTGGCCTGAGCATCATCTACATTTAGGCGGTTAAGCACCGCTGATAAGGTATCCCCCGCACGAATCACATCCTCATGCCAGATGGGGCTATCTGGAAAATTGCTTGGTAAAATAGGGGTGGCAATCGCTTCGGTGCGGGTGCTGATAGCGATCTCTTCCTTGGGGCCAAACTCGGCCACGCCATAGGCAGTAAGCGTAATACAAGTAGGGATTAAGACAACAAGCCAGCTTCTATAAACAAACTGTGGCGTAATACTGACAGAATGATTGCTCATTCTTTTCATAAAATCTTGAATAATACGTGGCATAAGAAGAACCGAAAAAAGCGTGTGCGCTAGACTAACAGATGATTTTTCTTAGTCAAACTTCCTTATTTAACATTGGCTTAGAGACTTAATCACATTGTGTTTAAGAGGATGTGTTTTTTGCTGTGGTAAAAGCAGTGGATGCCGCTTGCTTGCAGGCTTGGCTTTATCGTCATACCAGCAGCCAACCGTTCGTCTAAAACATTGGCAAAATGAAATTATTATCTGATGTTACGCACCCATTATGAAAAATCAATGGGTTAGGATTTTCTCAATCAGCTGCAGAGCGCATTCCACCTAAAGGCCTGCGTAACATCAGTTATTATTAATTTTTGGGTTTAATGTGTTTCATTGCTTTTTTTTGTTCGTTTCATTTCGCTAAGTAGGCAATGCAGCATTTCTGTAGATAGCCCATGTAATACCAGTCTATGCCCTGCGTGCAGGGTGGAAAGCGGTACCAGTGGGTGTTTATTATTCAGTAACAACAGATGTTGTGGCGTATTTAGCAAGGTGGCGACATACACCCCCATAGTTTCATCCATTTGCAGCGAATTAGCGGCACGCCAAAAGTCGTTATCGGTCAGAAACAACTGGTAGACCGGCGTAAAAATCTCGATAGCGGTTTGCACATCGATCCAATTGAGCTTGGTTTGTGGCATAGCGCTCAAGGCGAGTGGTGGCTCGGTAATCATGCTGAAATCAACTTCATCAACTGCGGTCAGTTTTTTACCGTCATCTCTTAAGGCTTGTCCCAGCCGAATAATAAAATTAAATAGATTTAAATCGTGTTTAAGAAAAAGCTCATCGGCGAGCGCATCAATCGTCAGGGGCTTGAGTGGGGAAAGGGGGACGCTGACTGGCGCGTTTCGTTCTATAAACTCGATAATTTGCGCCCCTAAATGAAAATGGCGCAGGATTAGCCAATTGGCCTCAGGGGATACAAAGCCTTTTAAACCCCAAACCAAGAGCCGGTGCAGTGTTTTGGAGGCGGACCAGCGCTTGGGTAAAAGCAGTTTGAGGGTTTGAATCAAAATCATCGAAAGCTTGGCGATTGGCCGTACAAAAGGCAGTAGAAATTGCCGTGAAGGCGACGCTAAATCGCTGAGCCATGCCCGTTTTACATGGTCAGGCAGGGGCGTACTTTGGTCTAGATACATCGCTAGCCAAGGGTTAGGGTCGCGTGGATCGTGGGCTGTGTGCAAGAAATCATTTTTGGGCATGTTGGAGCCGTTTAATTATTAATGGGATTTACTTTGCTCAAGAAAAACACGAAAAAAAATCAGTAGGTGAGGCGTGTATCTTATTCATGATTGCTAGCAGCCTGTCGGACTTAGCATCAGTCAGCTGCAAAATCACCTGATCGGCCTATATTTCACCAGATTTTTGACCAATAACTCGTTATTGGCGCTGCAAATCCGGCAAAATTTGGTCTCGATCATGCGATTTTTCGCTTCGACCGTCTAAGTCCGACAGGCTGCTAGGGCGCTGTGAGTGATCACTTTTTCTTTGTGTTCTCTTTTTGCTCAGTGTCTGCAGGGCTTTTTGATCTGCACTTACCTTATTCAATATGCTCAAATTGCATTAAATATAGTTGGGCGCAGCGTTTGGCCGTTGCCAGTATGGCGGGTGCTGCGCTGGGGTCTATAGCAAGGGTGATTTCTACTGCGCCTAGCCAGCGGGCGAGGTGGTGCTCGTCGTTTGCACCGTGGTATTCCAAAAAGCGAAAGGCTTGTGCAGGGAGCGTGAGTTGGGCACGCAGCAAGGGTAATAAGGTGGGGACGATACGCTGGCCTGTGCCTTCAATAATATAAATCGCGCCGAGTAAGCCGATGGGATTGGGCGTGGCGGCGAGGGCGTGTAGATAGCTGTTAAGTGCTTCGCCTCCTGGATTGCGGCGTAAATCATCTAAGGCTAGCTTGCCACCAGCGGCTTGGTAATCTTGGTAGAGAATCTGAAAATCGTTTTGCTCATCATCGGCGTGGAGGTCGATTAGGTTAGCTAAGACGGCTAAATCGCCACTCAACGAGGCCGCCGCTTCACGCATCCATAGGCTGCCTTCTCTGACTTGCGGCACCCATGCGGCGGTCCAACGCTGATAGGCTTTTTCGTCAAAGCGGCTATTGACAAGGGATTGGATAACAGGGGTGCGCCAGACTTGTGAGCGATAGTCTTGCCACAGGCTGGCCAATTGGGTCAGTAATGGCTGCAAGGCCAGCGGCGCACTGTCGGGCTGATGCGGTGCTGGAATTTGTGGATCAAAGATTGCTGGGCTAGCACGTGGTGCTATTGATGTGCTGGAGCCGCCTTCTTCTACTTCAAACAGCATATAAGCTGCGGAAATGCGGCCTGATTCAGGGATAAAGCAAAAAATCTTTTCACCGGCTTTTAGAGTTTTACTTTGTAAAAAATCGGCCAACATAATAAAGATCGAAGCTGCCCCGGTATTGCCACGGTTGCTTAGATTGCTATACCAGCGCTCGGGCGGAATGCTTAGCCCCGCCTTAGCGAGTAGCTCTTCAACCACGGGCATAAATTTGGCTGATGAGTAATGGCAAAGGAAGTGATCGATCTCATTCGATGTGATCCAGCCTGCATCCACCAGTTTCACGTATTCATGAATGCAGATATCAAATAAATGCGGCAGCATGCGGATATCTTGGCGCAGCGATAATGCTCCCGCTGCTTCCGCCTCGCCGGATGAGGCGAAGTCTAAAAATGACTGGCTGCGATCTTCAGTTAGCCCCAGTTGCATGCACACGGGGTAATCCCCAGAAAAGCTCTTTTGGTGTATCCATTTGAGCTTGATATTGAGACCTGCTTTGGGCTGGCGGCTGAGTAGCATGGCGCCTGCGCCATCGGATAACATCCAGCGCAAAAAATGCGCGTCAAAATCGCTTTGATAGCCACGCGGAGCAAAACGGCTTTGCTTAAACATGCGTGATGGCATTTCGGCGGCCACTGCCAATGCTTGTTGATGCGCGCCCAGCTCAATGGCTTGCGCGGCAAATTCGATGGCGCTAACCCCCGCTGCGCATACGCCTTGGCAAGAAACAGTTTGCATGGGGGGCGCGCCCAGCTCGCCTTGAATCATATTGGCAAAGCCTGGCATCAGTGCATCGCCTCCTGATGAGCCAACTGCTAGTAAAGACACCTTTTCGATCGAAGTTTGGGCTAAATCTAAACAGTGATGCACCGCCGCTGCAGCGATTTGTGCGTGGTTTTGATGGGTTTTTCCCTCGGCATCAATGGCGTAATGGCGGATTTTAATGCCGTTTTCGGCGAGGATTCTGGATTTAATGCGTTTGGATATTTTATTAATGGGCGCAATAAAGGCGTCCATTTCTTCATTGTCAATCGCTGGGCCTGGTAAATAGAGACCTGCAGCAGATAGATAAACGTGGTCAAACTGAATCGGCATTATACATCCTTATGGTGTTGCATCAGGCTTTGGCTGCGCCAGCGGGTGTGGAATAAGCTCAAAAAATAAGTTCGAAACATATAGGCGAGCAGCGGGCCTGCATTTAAACGCGGATCAACTTGCTGCCGGTAGCGTGGGTGTAAGGTACTAAGCTCAGACCAGTGTACTCTGGGGTGACGATGGTGCGCCGTGTGCAGGCCAATATTAAACAGCAGCGGATTGACCCAGCCTTCAAAATTGCGGGCAAAGTTGATGCGAGAATGGCCATCGGCGTGGGCATGTTGTAAGTAATTGGTGGCTAATAGCCAGTGCAAACCGTGTAATTGTGGCATCAAAATGAAAGTTAGAAACTTGTGGTAATCGATCATGGCCAAGAGGCACCAAGCGAGGGCCATCACTATGTATTGACGTAGGCAGTAATAAAAAACAGCGGACTTACGTTGCTTTAATCGAGATAACCAAGTGATAAAAAGAGGGTAAAGCACCCATGCCGCTTGTAATGGGTGTAATACATAGCCAAGTAGATTGTTGCTATCGCTGCCAAAGCGGTAAGTTCGAGCCACGTCTTTAGGGCCATGATGATAGCGATGGTGATTTGCAATATGTGCCGGATAAAACACAAAAGTAGGGTGGCCTTGCAGTAGGGTAATCCAAATATCTGTCATTCTATTGAACTGCTTATTGCGCCATATATGTAAATGGCAGTGATTATGATGAATCACGCTGATACCAAGCGTAAGAAAAAGCAGCAGGCAAAACAGTAGTTTATTGATCGTTGATGTGAGCCCCGTTTGCCACAAATAAAGTATCAACAGCGGCTGCAGGCCTAGATAGAGCAAGCTTTGCCAATCTCGTTGTTTATAAAGCATGGCGGCTGCGCTCAATTCTATGTTTTGCCGCATCTGCGGGCAGCGTTGTACCAAGTAAGCGATCCATAAATGGAAACATAAAACCGTAATTACCCTGATAGCAGGCGTGATGTAAATGATGGCGGCGCGCGCCATTGAGCCACCAGCGATCGTGGTCGGCATCAGGCAGAAAATCGTAATTGGAATGGCCGATATTATTAAAAACAATACTGAATATCGGCACAGCAGCAAGCGAGTAAATGGAGAAATCATGCACCAGCATCGGCAGCATAATCACATTGCCTAGCATAATGGCTTCGACGGGGTGAAAACTATAGGTTGACCAAGGTGTGGTGATGATGGAGCGGTGATGGGGCAGGTGAAAGCGCTTTAGCCATGGGGTGTGAAGTAAACGGTGGTTTATATAAAAATGGATTTCATTCCAAATAATTAAGGTAATTATTTCGATGCCAAGCTGTATGGGCGGCGCGTAAGTGGCTAGCCTTGCCCAGCCCAATTGAAGCAGGCCCCAAGGAAATACCATGCCCGTGCCAAATAAGAAAATAGTCAACATAGAAAGCATTATTTCTTTACGTTTTTGAGCGGGCATTAAGGGCCGGGGGTCCAGTACATGGCCATAATGAATAGCAGGCAGCCATTTTTGGCTAAGTAGTAGATTGAGTGTTCCAAAACCAAAATACAGTGCGGCAAAAAATAACACGCCAATCATCATAATTTCATGCCATTGGGTTTGCAGAATATATTCGCGCATCGCTTAGCACTGTGGGGCTGGATAATCATGGATTGTATGACAATTGCGCCGACTCACCCTAGTTTATGCTTTACGTTTGTCTCTATCTGGTGGCGGTTAAGTAGTCGGTAATAAAAAATGCCCACCGTTTAGTTAAGTAGTGGGCATTTTTATCAGCGAGAAAGTCAGCAACTTTTATGATCTATCATAGGCTTACGCCGCGAATGAACCTTCCTTGCTATGCTGTGGGTTTGAGCGATAGTGCTTCAGCATCGCTGATTGTCCACTCTGCTTTTAAGCGCCATTGCTTGTTGGTGTCGGCTAATTCTACTTGCCAGCGCGGTTGAGTGAGGGCTGAGCTGAGCTTGCCAACATAAAA
This genomic interval from Iodobacter fluviatilis contains the following:
- a CDS encoding DUF6999 family protein, coding for MPKNDFLHTAHDPRDPNPWLAMYLDQSTPLPDHVKRAWLSDLASPSRQFLLPFVRPIAKLSMILIQTLKLLLPKRWSASKTLHRLLVWGLKGFVSPEANWLILRHFHLGAQIIEFIERNAPVSVPLSPLKPLTIDALADELFLKHDLNLFNFIIRLGQALRDDGKKLTAVDEVDFSMITEPPLALSAMPQTKLNWIDVQTAIEIFTPVYQLFLTDNDFWRAANSLQMDETMGVYVATLLNTPQHLLLLNNKHPLVPLSTLHAGHRLVLHGLSTEMLHCLLSEMKRTKKSNETH
- a CDS encoding iron-containing redox enzyme family protein, with amino-acid sequence MPIQFDHVYLSAAGLYLPGPAIDNEEMDAFIAPINKISKRIKSRILAENGIKIRHYAIDAEGKTHQNHAQIAAAAVHHCLDLAQTSIEKVSLLAVGSSGGDALMPGFANMIQGELGAPPMQTVSCQGVCAAGVSAIEFAAQAIELGAHQQALAVAAEMPSRMFKQSRFAPRGYQSDFDAHFLRWMLSDGAGAMLLSRQPKAGLNIKLKWIHQKSFSGDYPVCMQLGLTEDRSQSFLDFASSGEAEAAGALSLRQDIRMLPHLFDICIHEYVKLVDAGWITSNEIDHFLCHYSSAKFMPVVEELLAKAGLSIPPERWYSNLSNRGNTGAASIFIMLADFLQSKTLKAGEKIFCFIPESGRISAAYMLFEVEEGGSSTSIAPRASPAIFDPQIPAPHQPDSAPLALQPLLTQLASLWQDYRSQVWRTPVIQSLVNSRFDEKAYQRWTAAWVPQVREGSLWMREAAASLSGDLAVLANLIDLHADDEQNDFQILYQDYQAAGGKLALDDLRRNPGGEALNSYLHALAATPNPIGLLGAIYIIEGTGQRIVPTLLPLLRAQLTLPAQAFRFLEYHGANDEHHLARWLGAVEITLAIDPSAAPAILATAKRCAQLYLMQFEHIE
- a CDS encoding fatty acid desaturase, with translation MRQNIELSAAAMLYKQRDWQSLLYLGLQPLLILYLWQTGLTSTINKLLFCLLLFLTLGISVIHHNHCHLHIWRNKQFNRMTDIWITLLQGHPTFVFYPAHIANHHRYHHGPKDVARTYRFGSDSNNLLGYVLHPLQAAWVLYPLFITWLSRLKQRKSAVFYYCLRQYIVMALAWCLLAMIDYHKFLTFILMPQLHGLHWLLATNYLQHAHADGHSRINFARNFEGWVNPLLFNIGLHTAHHRHPRVHWSELSTLHPRYRQQVDPRLNAGPLLAYMFRTYFLSLFHTRWRSQSLMQHHKDV
- a CDS encoding sterol desaturase family protein, yielding MREYILQTQWHEIMMIGVLFFAALYFGFGTLNLLLSQKWLPAIHYGHVLDPRPLMPAQKRKEIMLSMLTIFLFGTGMVFPWGLLQLGWARLATYAPPIQLGIEIITLIIWNEIHFYINHRLLHTPWLKRFHLPHHRSIITTPWSTYSFHPVEAIMLGNVIMLPMLVHDFSIYSLAAVPIFSIVFNNIGHSNYDFLPDADHDRWWLNGARRHHLHHACYQGNYGFMFPFMDRLLGTTLPADAAKHRIERSRHAL